A portion of the Fragaria vesca subsp. vesca unplaced genomic scaffold, FraVesHawaii_1.0 scf0512992, whole genome shotgun sequence genome contains these proteins:
- the LOC101306292 gene encoding uncharacterized protein LOC101306292: MVVLSVRYVTRRVTLLIIAIEILFEFCGRQGHIARICFNNPASPNYKPGNGEYRNNSGASLECQLCNKRGHTAINCPSRNEGSSVFVCQIYGLKGYTALDCPHRSNYAFQGSNPPATITAMSAHTHGASSSGVSPNEVWIRDTGATHHMTSDLRNLAIAHPYDSSNSITIGNGEGLSIKHIGSTEITPHTFQLNNVLHVPSLAVNLLSLNKLCKDNKCFIVMDGTEISEICV, from the coding sequence ATGGTGGTGCTAAGTGTCAGATATGTGACAAGAAGGGTCACACTACTGATAATTGCTATAGAGATTCTATTTGAGTTTTGTGGCAGGCAAGGACATATTGCTCGAATTTGTTTCAACAATCCAGCTTCTCCAAATTACAAACCTGGGAATGGTGAATATAGAAATAATAGTGGAGCCTCACTTGAATGTCAACTTTGTAACAAAAGAGGACATACAGCTATTAACTGTCCTTCAAGAAATGAAGGCTCATCTGTGTTTGTTTGCCAAATCTATGGTCTGAAAGGCTATACTGCTTTGGATTGCCCACACAGGAGCAATTATGCTTTTCAAGGCTCCAATCCTCCTGCTACAATCACAGCTATGTCTGCTCATACTCATGGTGCATCATCTTCAGGTGTTTCTCCTAATGAAGTTTGGATTAGAGACACAGGAGCAACTCACCATATGACCTCTGATCTCAGAAATCTTGCTATAGCTCATCCTTATGATTCCTCCAATTCAATCACTATTGGTAATGGTGAAGGTTTGAGTATCAAACATATTGGTTCTACTGAAATTACTCCTCATACTTTTCAGTTGAATAATGTTCTTCATGTTCCAAGTTTGGCAGTTAATTTGTTATCTCTTAACAAGTTATGCAAGGATAATAAGTGTTTCATTGTCATGGATGGCACTGAAATTAGTGAAATATGTGTGTAG